In Bos taurus isolate L1 Dominette 01449 registration number 42190680 breed Hereford chromosome 11, ARS-UCD2.0, whole genome shotgun sequence, one DNA window encodes the following:
- the COX5B gene encoding cytochrome c oxidase subunit 5B, mitochondrial precursor (The RefSeq protein has 1 substitution compared to this genomic sequence), protein MASRLLRGVGALASQALRARGPNGVSVVRSMASGGGVPTDEEQATGLEREVMLAARKGQDPYNILAPKATSGTKEDPNLVPSITNKRIVGCICEEDNSTVIWFWLHKGEAQRCPSCGTHYKLVPHQLAH, encoded by the exons ATGGCGTCAAGGTTACTCCGTGGATTTGGAGCTTTGGCCTCCCAGGCCCTGAGGGCCCGGGGTCCAAATGGAGTCTCCGTGGTGCGCTCTATGGCGTCTGGAG gtGGTGTTCCTACTGATGAAGAGCAGGCGACTGGGCTAGAGAGGGAGGTCATGCTGGCTGCTCGCAAGGGACAG gaCCCATACAATATACTTGCCCCAAAGGCAACCTCAGGTACCAAGGAGGACCCTAATTTAGTCCCCTCCATCACCAACAAGCGGATAGTGGGCTGCATCT GTGAAGAAGACAACAGTACTGTCATCTGGTTCTGGCTGCACAAAGGCGAGGCCCAGCGATGCCCCAGCTGTGGAACCCATTACAAGCTGGTGCCACACCAGCTGGCCCACTGA